A window of the Desulforapulum autotrophicum HRM2 genome harbors these coding sequences:
- a CDS encoding HAD-IIA family hydrolase, with the protein MQNQKSYQKSFIMDMDGVVYTGDKLIPGAKAFINRLIQNNYKFIFLTNNSYFTRLELRDRLLNMEIKVDENCFYTSAMATANFLKVQRPNGCSAYVIGGKGIFEELENADIKITSKNPDYVIIGETEEYDYAKIIEATLLIQEGAKFLATNPDLTGPSPRGPVPACGALVAPIEKVTGVAPYFLGKPNPVMMFLARKELKVHSANCFMIGDRMDTDIMGGLESGMTTCLVLSGVTDGTTINRFPYQPDYIFNNLGEIDPDTILSRREMVEKDDMFSPLKSAAQFL; encoded by the coding sequence ATGCAGAATCAAAAAAGTTATCAAAAATCATTCATAATGGATATGGATGGCGTCGTGTATACCGGTGATAAATTGATTCCCGGCGCAAAGGCATTTATCAACCGCCTGATACAGAATAATTACAAATTTATATTTTTAACCAACAACTCGTATTTTACGCGTTTGGAACTGCGAGACCGCTTACTGAATATGGAAATAAAAGTTGATGAGAATTGTTTCTACACCTCGGCAATGGCCACTGCAAACTTTCTCAAGGTGCAAAGGCCGAATGGCTGCTCGGCTTATGTTATTGGCGGAAAAGGGATTTTTGAAGAACTTGAAAACGCGGATATTAAAATAACCTCTAAAAACCCCGATTATGTCATCATTGGGGAAACCGAGGAATATGATTATGCCAAAATAATCGAAGCAACGCTGCTGATTCAGGAAGGTGCGAAGTTCCTTGCCACCAATCCGGATTTAACCGGTCCCAGCCCGCGTGGTCCTGTACCGGCATGCGGTGCCCTGGTTGCTCCTATTGAAAAAGTTACCGGAGTTGCCCCTTATTTTTTGGGGAAACCCAATCCGGTCATGATGTTTTTAGCACGAAAAGAGTTAAAAGTGCATTCGGCAAACTGCTTTATGATTGGGGATAGAATGGATACGGACATTATGGGCGGTTTGGAATCCGGAATGACCACCTGCCTGGTATTATCCGGTGTAACGGATGGGACAACCATAAACCGTTTTCCCTATCAGCCGGATTATATATTTAATAATCTCGGGGAAATTGATCCGGACACCATTTTATCAAGAAGAGAGATGGTGGAAAAAGATGATATGTTTTCCCCTTTGAAATCAGCTGCTCAATTTCTTTAA
- a CDS encoding phospholipid scramblase-related protein has product MGNSQFTECPNCGIIVSKFILKERKDAENRFHINQINQSHELAGLTDCRKLFIRQRLERAEVWLGLETRNRYSINFNLFEAAEMSTSIGAILSRLFIGNWRPFSMKILNREGITALTLERPFKFYFHKLEIFHANGELLGSVQRCFRILRRQYIVYDAFDQEVFTLIGPILHPWTFKIFQNGIEDGKITKKWSGLFKETFSKADDFGVEFPVKADTTQKTLLMGAVFLIDFVHFERPNN; this is encoded by the coding sequence GTGGGGAACTCTCAATTCACCGAATGCCCCAATTGCGGAATAATAGTCTCTAAATTTATTCTTAAAGAAAGGAAAGATGCGGAAAATCGGTTTCACATAAACCAAATAAACCAGAGTCATGAACTGGCCGGACTTACTGACTGCCGCAAACTGTTTATCCGTCAACGGTTAGAAAGAGCCGAAGTTTGGTTAGGCCTTGAGACCCGGAATCGTTATTCAATCAATTTCAACCTTTTCGAAGCCGCTGAAATGAGCACTTCCATTGGAGCAATCCTGTCCAGGTTGTTTATTGGAAACTGGCGTCCTTTTTCAATGAAAATTCTTAATCGTGAAGGCATTACAGCCCTCACTCTGGAAAGACCTTTCAAGTTCTATTTCCACAAACTCGAAATTTTCCATGCCAATGGAGAACTTCTGGGAAGTGTCCAGCGTTGTTTTAGAATCCTAAGAAGGCAGTATATTGTTTATGATGCCTTTGATCAGGAAGTATTTACTCTTATAGGCCCAATTCTGCATCCTTGGACATTTAAAATTTTCCAGAATGGCATTGAAGATGGCAAAATCACAAAAAAATGGAGCGGACTTTTCAAGGAAACCTTCAGCAAAGCTGATGATTTCGGAGTTGAGTTCCCGGTTAAGGCTGACACCACACAAAAAACCTTGCTGATGGGCGCGGTTTTTTTAATTGATTTTGTCCATTTTGAAAGACCTAACAATTAA
- a CDS encoding 4Fe-4S binding protein: MKRIKIHTWRRVIQTGVAGLFIILPILNQAGFNFIWGNFLNIHIGCLTFSDPLAAFQVILKNHYLPIGLLIGVGMVLAIAFFLGTVFCSWICPFGLLSELINSFSSRVWPKRFRNKRIQTRDFAVKATVFCTGFLVFWSFFNTPILNQVSMPFQYSNIFQYLFMQKDLSPVIWFMGVILLLEFIFQTRLWCRWICPQSVLLSVVKRFNPFGFKIVFKQKRCISNKAPFPCQQACSLNLDPKHMDGWSLAQCTNCGDCVDACEKTGKALVYKFSLGNEM, translated from the coding sequence ATGAAAAGAATTAAAATCCATACCTGGCGAAGAGTTATTCAAACAGGTGTTGCTGGCCTTTTTATCATACTTCCCATACTGAATCAGGCCGGGTTCAATTTTATCTGGGGAAATTTTTTAAACATCCATATCGGATGTTTAACATTTTCAGATCCTCTGGCTGCTTTTCAGGTAATACTTAAAAATCATTACCTGCCCATTGGACTTTTGATCGGTGTCGGAATGGTTTTGGCCATTGCATTTTTCCTGGGAACTGTTTTTTGCTCCTGGATTTGTCCCTTTGGATTATTGTCAGAACTCATAAATTCTTTTTCTTCCAGGGTATGGCCTAAAAGATTTAGAAACAAAAGAATTCAAACAAGGGACTTTGCAGTAAAGGCAACTGTCTTTTGCACAGGTTTTCTGGTCTTCTGGTCTTTTTTCAACACACCCATTCTAAACCAGGTGTCAATGCCATTTCAATATTCAAATATTTTTCAATATCTTTTTATGCAAAAAGACCTGTCTCCTGTCATTTGGTTTATGGGCGTCATTTTATTGTTGGAATTTATATTTCAAACCCGTTTGTGGTGTCGTTGGATTTGTCCGCAATCTGTTCTTCTCTCCGTTGTCAAACGGTTCAATCCCTTTGGATTTAAAATTGTTTTTAAACAAAAAAGATGTATCTCAAACAAGGCACCATTCCCCTGCCAGCAGGCCTGTTCCCTAAATCTTGACCCCAAGCACATGGATGGCTGGAGCCTGGCCCAATGCACCAATTGTGGAGATTGTGTGGATGCCTGTGAAAAAACAGGTAAGGCCCTTGTCTACAAATTTTCTCTGGGAAATGAGATGTAG
- a CDS encoding DUF3413 domain-containing protein, with amino-acid sequence MNDGTLRPVYRTLIKILIVNYVITVLMGSQYIFHSSGINSFLSHGYLIIALLSNSAMQYLVLAALLYTLFFVVRGRNAFSIVSALVFSLFHLLCYTDISIYRIFKFHINSMVLNLVFTEGTGDSLHFGPTIFLMFGALILAVISFEFFLARWLYQTSGEKTLSRRRMAIVSLAVFSLILADKSLYAVADLYNVRSVTRFIKVFPLYQPLTIKKTMKKRFNFTVDNEDRITFNTEFSSIRYPASKLERKKLKSYPNVVWILLDAWRYDMLSKELTPNIYAFSKKSQVFGNHYSGGNCTRFGVFSLFYGIYGSYWHQFLSERQGPVLIDELKDLDYDFKIVTSANCSNPEFRKTAFVKIPESVSDRHQGQNAEVKDPKVTAVFLDWLNTRDSSKPFFSFLFYDAPHGPYSYPADFEKFMPSNKSPNYLTVGEKDAATLKNSYKNAIMFDDFQVGRVLDAIRQRGLLENTIVMISADHGEEFYESGYLGHNSAFTDEQTRVPLVMYLPDAGPGKIDYMTSHLDVVPTLMKRLGYTSDTGLYSQGEDLFDGRGHDNVVVASWDTCSVTGNDKSYTVFSLETYNAGSFEVRKRGYHIVDDDKDLMKAKKPALMAVLKGLRLFLN; translated from the coding sequence ATGAACGATGGAACGTTACGTCCTGTATATCGGACATTAATAAAAATATTGATTGTTAATTATGTCATCACTGTGTTGATGGGCTCCCAGTATATATTCCACTCATCCGGGATTAACAGCTTCCTGAGCCATGGGTATCTGATAATCGCACTTTTGTCCAATTCAGCCATGCAGTATCTGGTCCTTGCAGCCCTGCTCTATACTCTCTTTTTTGTGGTACGCGGCAGAAACGCTTTTTCTATTGTCTCGGCGCTTGTTTTTTCCCTGTTTCATCTCCTCTGCTATACGGACATATCCATCTACAGGATTTTCAAATTCCATATCAACAGCATGGTTCTTAACCTTGTGTTTACCGAAGGTACAGGCGATTCTCTTCACTTTGGTCCCACCATCTTTCTGATGTTCGGTGCTTTGATCCTGGCTGTGATCTCATTCGAGTTCTTTCTTGCCAGATGGCTCTATCAAACCAGTGGCGAAAAGACCCTCTCCAGACGAAGAATGGCCATTGTCTCCCTGGCTGTTTTTTCCCTGATCTTGGCGGACAAGTCGCTCTATGCGGTTGCGGACCTTTACAATGTCAGGAGCGTAACACGGTTTATCAAGGTGTTTCCCCTCTATCAACCCCTGACAATCAAGAAAACCATGAAAAAGCGATTCAATTTCACTGTGGATAACGAAGATCGTATCACGTTCAATACAGAATTCTCCTCAATCCGTTACCCGGCTTCGAAACTGGAACGGAAAAAATTGAAAAGTTACCCCAATGTTGTATGGATTCTGCTGGATGCATGGCGTTATGACATGCTTTCAAAAGAGCTTACCCCCAATATTTACGCATTTTCAAAAAAATCTCAGGTGTTTGGCAACCATTACAGCGGCGGAAATTGTACACGGTTTGGTGTATTTTCCCTCTTCTACGGTATTTATGGATCATACTGGCATCAATTCTTAAGTGAACGGCAGGGCCCGGTGCTTATCGATGAACTCAAGGATCTGGATTACGACTTTAAGATTGTCACCAGTGCCAACTGTTCCAATCCTGAGTTCAGAAAAACCGCCTTTGTGAAAATCCCCGAATCTGTGTCCGATCGCCACCAGGGCCAAAATGCCGAAGTCAAGGATCCGAAGGTAACAGCGGTTTTTCTCGACTGGTTGAACACCCGGGATAGCAGCAAGCCATTCTTCTCTTTTCTTTTTTATGATGCGCCCCACGGTCCATACAGTTATCCGGCAGATTTTGAAAAATTCATGCCCTCAAACAAATCTCCCAACTACCTGACCGTTGGGGAAAAAGATGCGGCAACGCTTAAAAACAGCTACAAAAATGCCATTATGTTTGATGATTTCCAGGTGGGCAGGGTCCTTGATGCGATCAGGCAAAGAGGACTGCTTGAAAACACCATCGTAATGATATCCGCAGACCACGGAGAAGAGTTCTATGAAAGCGGCTATCTGGGCCACAACAGCGCCTTTACCGACGAGCAGACCCGGGTTCCGCTGGTGATGTATCTTCCAGATGCAGGACCCGGGAAAATCGACTATATGACAAGTCATCTGGATGTGGTTCCAACCCTGATGAAGAGGCTTGGCTATACAAGCGACACAGGGCTCTACTCCCAGGGTGAAGACCTTTTTGACGGACGAGGCCACGACAATGTTGTGGTGGCAAGCTGGGATACCTGCTCAGTGACTGGGAATGATAAAAGCTACACAGTCTTCTCACTGGAAACATACAATGCAGGATCCTTTGAAGTAAGGAAAAGGGGATACCATATTGTGGATGACGACAAGGACCTTATGAAAGCCAAAAAACCCGCGTTGATGGCCGTCTTAAAAGGCCTTCGACTGTTTTTAAATTAA
- a CDS encoding integrase, with amino-acid sequence MDTDNLKVIPTLTLDDRFNLLLHKKIMNKKGSAKRASKKYYKDQYQKTGIIPGPLLLVEKKVMEGRKCSGRPRSFSEQVRRRFIEMVKESCDPSSQRFIFITHKARTIKNYHHWLEKEFKKRISIHALRHCVYRENLKSYLNKPDFEDDIPVKNSFKPEPVFDLIQMDGCIFRYFKIRNDKGHWQKPQVIEFYDTGSRYMFVLDAYFSESSWNSVNLFTKFLLDRPFPQKKIRIRPDNAKGFLNLKRPINDLNLKHSTPNGFYMEPDFSRIHAPKDKAHLESSHRSLHNFEIRIIKAFEKRIVKTEPGYIFKKGKQEKITVTLLDINLDELKTSSLMEEYRHEHNCTRHYFSEKGKVSAWVPDKKLTDFFKTFTSTLTFCTDQVKEHMKYGFRKTKATVSKQKTIRFENQDYYVTMGADKFSSHKSTPVQISRYNDKLFLFEPREDGIFWGEALARKPFEKPLKVLTILPDKNELDQIIAFLEHNSMVVDRPLLIKNYKKGLSMPMAKQILQHNQKRYTTYIKKMQQPTNIKGAVLFNAFILDCESHYRRIHVAPYAFSGEI; translated from the coding sequence ATGGACACGGATAACCTGAAGGTCATACCTACTCTGACGCTTGATGACCGTTTCAATCTTTTGCTCCATAAAAAGATCATGAACAAAAAAGGCTCGGCCAAACGAGCAAGTAAAAAATATTACAAAGATCAATATCAAAAAACCGGCATTATTCCGGGGCCACTCCTACTTGTGGAAAAGAAGGTTATGGAAGGCCGCAAGTGCAGTGGACGTCCCCGTTCTTTCTCCGAACAGGTCCGCAGACGTTTTATAGAAATGGTAAAAGAGTCGTGTGATCCGTCAAGCCAACGGTTCATCTTTATTACCCATAAGGCAAGAACCATTAAAAATTATCACCACTGGCTTGAGAAAGAGTTCAAAAAGAGGATCTCCATCCATGCCCTCAGGCACTGTGTTTACCGTGAAAACCTCAAATCATATTTGAATAAACCAGATTTCGAGGACGATATTCCGGTCAAAAATAGTTTTAAACCAGAACCGGTGTTTGATCTGATCCAGATGGATGGCTGTATTTTTAGATATTTTAAGATCAGAAACGACAAGGGTCATTGGCAAAAGCCCCAGGTCATAGAATTTTATGATACGGGCTCTCGTTATATGTTTGTCCTGGATGCGTATTTTTCCGAAAGCAGTTGGAACTCCGTGAACCTGTTCACCAAATTTTTACTGGATAGGCCATTTCCCCAAAAAAAGATTCGTATCCGGCCGGATAATGCCAAGGGCTTTTTAAATCTTAAGCGCCCCATCAACGACTTGAATTTGAAACATTCCACCCCGAACGGGTTTTATATGGAACCTGATTTCTCAAGGATCCATGCTCCCAAGGATAAGGCTCACCTGGAATCATCCCACCGCAGCCTTCATAATTTTGAAATCCGAATCATCAAGGCGTTTGAAAAAAGGATCGTAAAGACAGAGCCCGGGTACATCTTCAAAAAAGGAAAACAAGAAAAAATCACCGTTACCCTCCTTGATATAAATTTGGATGAGTTAAAAACAAGCTCACTTATGGAGGAATATCGCCATGAACACAACTGTACACGCCACTATTTCTCTGAAAAAGGAAAAGTCAGTGCCTGGGTGCCGGATAAAAAGCTCACAGACTTTTTTAAAACATTTACCAGCACACTGACCTTTTGTACTGATCAGGTCAAGGAGCACATGAAATATGGATTTAGAAAAACAAAAGCCACGGTATCAAAGCAGAAGACCATCAGATTTGAAAATCAGGATTACTATGTGACCATGGGTGCAGACAAGTTCAGCTCCCATAAAAGTACACCCGTTCAGATATCCAGATACAATGACAAGCTTTTCCTTTTTGAGCCCAGGGAGGATGGTATTTTTTGGGGAGAAGCCCTTGCCCGAAAGCCCTTTGAAAAGCCGTTAAAAGTATTGACCATATTGCCGGACAAAAATGAGCTGGATCAGATCATCGCCTTTTTGGAGCACAACAGCATGGTCGTCGATCGGCCCCTCCTGATTAAAAATTATAAAAAAGGTCTTTCCATGCCCATGGCAAAGCAAATCCTTCAGCATAACCAGAAAAGATACACCACCTATATAAAAAAGATGCAGCAACCCACGAATATAAAAGGGGCAGTGCTGTTCAATGCTTTTATTCTCGATTGTGAAAGCCATTATCGAAGAATCCATGTGGCACCGTATGCGTTTTCTGGAGAAATATGA
- a CDS encoding ATP-binding protein, whose protein sequence is MKRKEDFINDKRRISYLGATYNRIYRRQSVLIEGDYGVGKTRFLKLLQPKKLHAVWVESLFNIHETLASILKKLNYDTIATYRRTPQYLEMICSLSNCFILIDEANDLDPRVWPYLKRVIDAGVPIVFAGLPKVRTFLTREHPDILSRLKTLILYPIVVEDFIVEYKDIEQEAIEQIYMTTKGDMRKFREICTDCRDRAKELKYTFVDINLALEFLSDLPPQ, encoded by the coding sequence ATGAAACGAAAAGAAGATTTTATAAATGACAAACGCCGCATTTCTTATCTGGGGGCCACATATAACCGAATCTATCGTAGGCAGAGCGTCTTGATCGAGGGTGATTATGGCGTGGGTAAAACCCGTTTCTTGAAATTGCTGCAACCGAAAAAACTTCATGCCGTCTGGGTGGAGTCACTGTTCAACATACATGAAACCCTGGCATCGATTTTAAAGAAGCTAAATTACGACACAATCGCCACCTACCGGCGAACCCCTCAATATTTGGAAATGATATGCAGTCTGTCCAACTGCTTTATTTTAATCGACGAGGCAAACGATCTTGATCCCCGGGTCTGGCCCTACCTCAAAAGGGTTATCGATGCCGGTGTTCCCATTGTATTTGCAGGATTACCAAAGGTGAGGACCTTTTTAACCCGCGAGCATCCAGACATCCTCAGCCGCTTGAAAACGCTTATTCTATACCCGATTGTGGTAGAAGATTTCATTGTCGAGTACAAGGATATTGAACAGGAGGCCATTGAACAGATTTATATGACGACCAAAGGCGATATGAGAAAATTCAGAGAAATTTGTACAGACTGCAGGGACAGAGCAAAGGAGTTGAAATACACCTTTGTTGACATCAATCTTGCCTTGGAATTTCTCTCTGATCTTCCTCCTCAATAA
- a CDS encoding class II 3-deoxy-7-phosphoheptulonate synthase — protein sequence MVNTKEWTKSSWKNHTALQQPNWPDKKKLDKVIDDLTLMPPLVFAGEIRALKEMLGKASKGEAFLLQGGDCSEDFSQVTAPNIRESLKVLLQMAVVMTYAGGKPTIKVGRIAGQFAKPRSSDTEMVNGVELPSYRGDMVNKVTPTIKDRTPNPKFMLKGYYMAAATLNLLRAFTRGGYAALHRVQSWNHEFVVQSPMGRSYDRLARQIDKAIKFMNTIGIPTDIPQVNQTQFFTSHEALLLPYEEALTRIDSTTGGWYDCSAHMLWIGERTRQVDGAHVAFLKGVLNPIGVKIGPNYDMDNVKQLIETLNPENEAGRLTLITRMGCNNIEKKLAPLLRETKKQGYHIVWNCDPMHANTYTSESGHKTRDFNDILKEITRFFEIHWAEGTIPGGVHLEMTGKNVTECVGGARNIVSEELHNRYDTTCDPRLNAEQSLEVAFQIADMIKH from the coding sequence ATGGTGAATACCAAAGAATGGACAAAATCAAGCTGGAAAAATCATACAGCGCTTCAACAACCCAACTGGCCAGACAAAAAAAAGCTGGACAAAGTCATCGACGACCTGACGTTAATGCCACCACTGGTTTTTGCAGGAGAAATAAGAGCATTAAAAGAGATGCTGGGCAAAGCATCAAAAGGAGAGGCATTTCTGCTTCAGGGCGGTGATTGTTCAGAAGATTTTTCCCAGGTTACTGCCCCCAATATCAGGGAGAGCTTAAAAGTATTGCTGCAGATGGCCGTGGTAATGACCTATGCCGGCGGAAAACCCACCATCAAAGTCGGCCGGATTGCCGGACAATTTGCCAAACCTCGATCATCCGATACTGAAATGGTAAATGGCGTTGAACTGCCGTCCTATCGTGGAGACATGGTCAACAAGGTAACCCCCACCATCAAAGACCGAACCCCGAATCCCAAATTCATGCTCAAAGGTTATTATATGGCAGCGGCGACCTTAAACCTGCTGCGGGCATTTACCCGGGGCGGGTATGCAGCCCTGCACAGGGTGCAATCATGGAATCATGAATTTGTGGTTCAATCGCCCATGGGCCGGTCCTATGACCGCCTGGCCAGACAGATTGACAAGGCCATCAAGTTCATGAACACGATTGGTATTCCCACGGATATTCCCCAGGTCAATCAGACCCAGTTTTTCACATCCCATGAAGCCCTGTTATTGCCCTATGAAGAGGCATTAACCCGGATAGATTCCACCACCGGGGGATGGTATGACTGTTCGGCACACATGCTCTGGATTGGAGAGAGGACCCGGCAGGTGGATGGTGCCCACGTGGCGTTTTTAAAAGGGGTGCTCAATCCCATCGGGGTTAAAATAGGGCCAAATTATGACATGGATAATGTCAAACAACTCATTGAAACACTTAATCCTGAAAACGAAGCCGGTCGATTGACCCTGATCACCAGAATGGGGTGTAACAATATTGAAAAAAAACTGGCTCCCCTGCTTCGTGAAACCAAAAAACAGGGGTATCATATCGTGTGGAACTGCGACCCCATGCATGCCAATACATATACATCGGAATCCGGACACAAAACCCGGGATTTTAATGATATTTTAAAAGAAATCACCCGGTTTTTTGAAATTCACTGGGCAGAAGGCACAATTCCAGGAGGGGTCCATCTTGAAATGACTGGTAAGAACGTAACCGAATGTGTGGGTGGGGCCAGAAATATTGTCAGCGAAGAACTTCATAATCGCTATGATACCACCTGTGATCCACGGTTGAATGCCGAGCAGAGTCTGGAAGTAGCATTTCAGATCGCTGATATGATAAAACACTGA
- a CDS encoding YheU family protein, producing the protein MSAVKIPYEQLSPEALHGVIEEFVTRDGTDYGEREILVETRVAQVMEKIKAGKAVIVFDHKSETCNILKSDSPLLKKLSS; encoded by the coding sequence ATGAGTGCTGTTAAAATTCCATATGAGCAATTATCTCCTGAAGCTCTTCATGGTGTTATCGAAGAATTCGTTACCCGGGATGGAACCGATTATGGGGAAAGAGAGATCCTTGTTGAAACCAGAGTTGCACAGGTTATGGAAAAGATAAAAGCAGGGAAAGCAGTCATTGTTTTTGATCACAAATCAGAAACTTGTAACATATTAAAAAGTGATAGCCCCCTTTTAAAGAAATTGAGCAGCTGA
- a CDS encoding CHC2 zinc finger domain-containing protein, whose protein sequence is MPKKFSSQELFELRNFIPVEMLIREQLEMPSKISEGFFRFLCPICNEFQTAINPATNLARCFRCEKNFNTIDLVMTVQRIGFKESVLFLKRLMVKVPNQNKDARQGLQNFIGGIGQTMPGGLG, encoded by the coding sequence ATGCCAAAAAAATTTTCATCCCAAGAGTTGTTTGAATTAAGAAATTTTATCCCTGTGGAGATGTTGATAAGGGAGCAACTGGAAATGCCATCAAAAATCAGTGAAGGCTTTTTCCGTTTTCTGTGCCCGATCTGTAATGAATTCCAGACAGCCATAAACCCAGCCACCAACCTGGCCCGGTGCTTTCGATGTGAAAAAAACTTCAACACCATCGATCTTGTGATGACTGTTCAGAGAATCGGGTTTAAAGAGAGCGTTCTGTTCTTAAAACGCCTGATGGTCAAAGTTCCGAATCAGAACAAAGATGCCAGACAGGGGTTGCAAAATTTTATCGGAGGCATCGGCCAGACCATGCCGGGAGGATTAGGATAA